The following coding sequences are from one Phormidium ambiguum IAM M-71 window:
- the ppc gene encoding phosphoenolpyruvate carboxylase → MSPTLQSDQAVHLASPSDLFLRHRLKVVEDLWEYVLRSECGQELVDLCNYLRSLCSPEGQATGDNLQEDEVFRIIQNLEINDAIRAARAFALYFQLINIVEQHYDQRAQQQALRMAFKQDVPDPALQAFTKLDAESTEFVPGTDSLEKSWQAANWSRKEKGTFQWLFPYLRKLNMPPQSVQKLIDNLDIRLVFTAHPTEIVRHTIRDKQRHIAKILQELDELEEGSTLIEEAENSWEGKLLKDELTEEIRLWWRTDELHQFKPSVLDEVDYALHYFQEVLFEAIPQLYSRLENGLKSVWSNLRPPRHNFCKFGSWVGSDRDGNPFVTPAVSWQTACYQRHLVLEKYIASVDKLINRLSLSLHWCDVLPELLESLEQNRLQMPDVYEELSIRYRQEPYRLKLSYVKKRLEYTRDRNWRLYKGEALQLESLQQKAQTPIYKTAEDFLTQLRLIQRNLQETGLICRDLEHLICQVEVYGFCLASLDVRQESTRHSEAINEIVDYLQVLPCQYNELTEDEKIRWLVSELQTRRPLVSNELPFSAQTGETIETLRIVRQMQREFGVEICQTYVISMSHDVSDLLEVLLLAKEAGLYDPSTGEGTLQVVPLFETVEDLKKAPSIMQTLFELPFYRALLAGGYQKYEVEKQKEVSNNVASVSPLPSSLQEVMLGYSDSNKDSGFLSSNWEIHKAQKALEAIACKYDVSLRIFHGRGGSVGRGGGPSYEAILAQPGHTINGRIKITEQGEVLASKYSWPELALYNLETVTTAVIQASLLRTGFDNIEPWNEIMEELSTKSREHYRSLIYEQPDFIDFFMQVTPIEEISQLQISSRPARRSSGKKDLSTLRAIPWVFSWTQSRFLLPAWYGVGSALNQFLQENPQENLKLLRYFYYKWPFFKVVISKVEMTLSKVDLQIAHYYMKELSKPEDLPRFEKLFAQIADEYHLTRELVLTITDHKRLLDGDPDLQRSVQIRNGNIVPLGFLQVSLLKRLRLSKSQSLTGVIDSRHSRGELLRGALLTINGIAAGMRNTG, encoded by the coding sequence ATGAGTCCCACACTCCAATCCGATCAGGCAGTTCATCTTGCTTCCCCATCAGACCTATTTTTGCGACATCGCCTTAAAGTCGTAGAGGACTTATGGGAATATGTTCTCCGCTCCGAATGTGGGCAAGAACTAGTAGACTTGTGTAATTACTTGCGATCGCTATGTTCCCCAGAAGGACAAGCAACGGGTGATAACCTTCAAGAAGACGAAGTTTTTCGGATCATTCAAAATTTAGAAATCAATGATGCCATCCGTGCAGCGCGTGCTTTTGCCCTGTATTTCCAATTAATTAATATTGTCGAACAACATTACGACCAAAGGGCGCAACAGCAAGCTTTACGCATGGCGTTTAAGCAAGATGTTCCCGATCCAGCACTGCAAGCATTTACTAAATTAGATGCAGAATCTACAGAATTTGTTCCCGGAACAGATTCTTTAGAAAAAAGTTGGCAAGCCGCAAATTGGTCGCGCAAAGAAAAGGGAACTTTTCAATGGTTGTTTCCTTACTTGCGAAAGTTAAATATGCCGCCCCAATCTGTCCAAAAGTTAATTGATAATTTGGACATTCGTTTAGTATTTACTGCCCACCCAACCGAAATTGTGCGGCATACAATTCGAGATAAACAACGCCACATTGCCAAGATTCTTCAAGAACTTGATGAATTAGAAGAAGGCAGTACGCTAATCGAAGAAGCGGAAAATTCTTGGGAGGGAAAGTTACTCAAAGATGAGTTAACCGAAGAAATTCGTCTTTGGTGGCGTACCGACGAATTACATCAATTTAAACCTTCGGTTTTGGATGAAGTGGATTATGCTTTGCACTACTTCCAAGAAGTTTTGTTTGAAGCAATTCCCCAACTTTATAGTAGGTTGGAAAATGGATTGAAAAGTGTTTGGTCAAATCTACGCCCTCCCAGACATAATTTTTGTAAGTTTGGTTCTTGGGTAGGATCGGACCGAGATGGAAATCCCTTTGTGACACCCGCAGTTAGTTGGCAAACAGCTTGTTATCAAAGGCATTTAGTTTTGGAGAAATACATTGCTTCAGTAGACAAATTAATTAATCGTTTAAGTTTGTCTTTGCACTGGTGCGATGTGTTACCGGAGTTGTTAGAATCTCTGGAACAAAATCGGTTGCAAATGCCCGATGTTTACGAAGAATTGTCAATTCGTTATCGCCAAGAACCATATCGCTTAAAGTTATCTTACGTGAAGAAGCGGTTGGAGTATACACGCGATCGCAATTGGCGACTCTACAAAGGCGAAGCTTTGCAACTGGAATCTCTCCAACAAAAAGCACAAACTCCCATCTATAAAACCGCCGAAGACTTTTTGACCCAACTGCGATTAATTCAGCGGAACTTACAAGAAACAGGTTTAATTTGCCGGGATTTAGAACATCTGATTTGCCAAGTAGAAGTTTACGGTTTTTGCCTAGCATCTTTAGATGTCCGCCAAGAAAGCACCAGACATTCAGAGGCAATCAACGAAATAGTTGATTATCTGCAAGTATTACCTTGTCAATATAATGAATTGACAGAAGATGAAAAGATCAGATGGTTAGTTTCAGAACTGCAAACAAGAAGACCTTTAGTTTCTAACGAATTACCATTTAGTGCTCAGACTGGCGAAACGATCGAAACTTTGCGGATAGTCCGGCAAATGCAACGAGAGTTTGGTGTGGAAATTTGCCAAACTTATGTTATCAGCATGAGCCATGATGTGAGCGATTTGTTAGAAGTCTTACTCTTAGCTAAAGAAGCTGGACTTTACGATCCCTCAACAGGAGAAGGAACACTGCAAGTAGTCCCACTATTTGAAACAGTGGAAGATTTGAAAAAAGCTCCTTCCATCATGCAAACTTTGTTTGAGTTGCCATTTTATCGCGCTTTACTAGCAGGTGGATATCAAAAATATGAAGTAGAAAAACAAAAAGAAGTGAGCAACAATGTTGCTTCTGTTAGTCCCTTACCTTCTTCATTACAAGAAGTAATGTTAGGCTATTCGGATAGCAACAAAGATTCCGGTTTCTTAAGTAGTAACTGGGAAATTCACAAAGCACAAAAAGCCTTAGAAGCTATAGCTTGTAAATACGACGTTTCCCTGCGAATTTTTCACGGCAGAGGCGGTTCTGTGGGGCGTGGCGGTGGCCCTTCCTACGAGGCGATTTTAGCCCAACCCGGACACACAATCAACGGCAGAATTAAAATTACCGAACAAGGCGAAGTCTTAGCTTCTAAATATTCATGGCCTGAATTAGCTTTGTATAATTTAGAAACTGTTACAACAGCGGTAATTCAAGCTAGTTTGCTGAGAACAGGGTTCGATAATATTGAACCTTGGAACGAGATAATGGAAGAATTATCCACTAAATCTCGGGAACATTATCGGTCTTTAATTTACGAACAACCGGACTTTATTGATTTCTTCATGCAAGTAACGCCAATTGAAGAAATTAGCCAATTACAAATTAGTTCTCGTCCCGCCAGACGCAGTTCTGGTAAAAAAGATCTAAGCACATTACGGGCGATTCCTTGGGTATTTAGTTGGACACAAAGCCGCTTTTTACTACCAGCTTGGTATGGAGTTGGAAGCGCACTAAATCAATTTTTGCAGGAAAATCCCCAAGAAAATTTGAAGTTGTTGCGCTACTTCTATTACAAATGGCCTTTCTTTAAAGTAGTGATTTCAAAAGTAGAAATGACTTTATCCAAAGTCGATTTACAAATTGCTCATTACTACATGAAAGAATTGTCTAAACCAGAAGATTTGCCGAGATTTGAGAAACTGTTTGCTCAAATTGCGGATGAGTATCATTTAACTCGTGAGTTAGTATTAACAATTACCGATCACAAACGTTTGTTAGATGGCGATCCTGATTTACAGCGATCGGTCCAAATCCGCAATGGTAACATTGTACCTCTAGGATTCTTACAAGTTTCCTTGTTGAAACGTTTACGCCTCAGCAAATCACAAAGTCTCACAGGTGTCATAGATTCCCGTCACAGTCGCGGTGAATTACTCCGAGGCGCGTTATTAACAATCAATGGTATTGCAGCGGGAATGAGAAATACAGGCTGA